From Pseudomonas hormoni:
CCTTGAGTTCGAGGGTATTTTTTGTGCCGCGTTCAGGGCCCGCGTTACCGATGCGCCAGCCTTCCAGCACGCTTTTGAACAGCTGCTTTTTCTGCGCTTCGGTGGCGCTGCCGAGCACCAGGTTGAGAATGCCGAACTGGTTCTGCGGGATCTGTCCCAATGCCGGGTCGGCCGCGGAAATGATCGCGAACACCTCGGCCAGTGTGACGAAGGAAACCTGGGGGCCACCGTACTCGCGCGGGATGGCAATGCTGCCCAGGCCGCTGCGGGTGAACTGTTCTATTTCCGACCATGGCAACTTGCGCTGCTGGTCGCGTCTGGCCGCTTGCAGGCGGGCGACGTGCGCCAGTTCGTGGGCGGCCTTGATGGCTTGTGCGTCGTTGCGCAAAACCTGCGCGGGCAACAACAGGGGGGCGACATCCAGATCACTCTGGAGGGTAGCTTCTGCCAGACTGGACATCAGTGCCGCTCCTTGGCTGCACGCAATGCCCTGGCGATCTGCACTGGGGTGATTGTGTTCCGGACCATACCTACCTCACATCTCATGGAACGCCGCGAGGGTTGCGGCGAAGTAAAAACAAGAATGTCCGGTGGTCCGGTTCATATACCCTAAGCGTGTATAAAAAATTAATAAACTAACTTTTAGGAATATGGATAGAAGTGTGTCGTGAGCAACTGTTTGCAGGGCAACACTTTGTTTTTGTAGCAACAGACACCGCCCGAGATCTTTCTGTAGGAGCGAAGCTTGCTCGCGAAGAACGATGACTCGGTGTGTCAGAACTGACGCTTTCGCGAGCAAGCTTCGCTCCTACAAGGGGAGGCGTAGATCTCAATGTTTTCGGGGTTCTGCGGCCATGAGCATTTCTTTTGGCTGGACCTTTAAATAGGGATTCGCACAACCAATCTTCAACGTCCGTGCCGGTGCCCAGCGCGAGTTGTTGCCCACCCGGTCGAGGATGCAGTAGGTCACTTCCAGCCGCAGGTCTTCGCCTGCTTCGAGAATGATCGCTGGCGGCACCCAGACCTGAATCGGCTCGCCCACGTCGCTCGCCTTGAGCCGTGGCAGGTCCATGCGTACATCGCCCCAGCGCAAGGTGATTTCATCGTCGGCGGCCATGTTCAGGTACGGCTCGATGGTCAGGGGAACGCCGCGCTTGATCTGGTTCGGGTTGACGCCCTGACGACGGATGGTTTCGGGAATGCTCACCGGTGCCAGGCACTGGTTTTCGTCACCACACAGTGCGGATGGCTGGCCACCCGGGCAGTCGAGCTTGACCTGTACACGGGTTGCCGGTGACAGCGCAGGCCCATGGCCGACCTGCATGAGCCGATAGTGAAGGCGTGAGCAGCCATTGGCGATGAAGCTTTCCGGCACTCGCAGACTGATCGCTTTACCGACGTCCTGGGTATTCAGCACCCTGGAGGCCACGTAGCAGTTGTCCCAGAACAGCTCGATCAAGTCGCCGTCGTCCATGCCGGGGTAAGGCGCGACGTTGATCAGCAGATGAGCTGCCGAGGTGATGTTGATGCCGCTCTTGTGTGATTGCCCCACGGTCGGCGCCGCAAGTTCGGGTTTGTTCAAAGTGTTTTTCATGGGTTTCTCCTTGAAGTCTTGCAGCGAAGTCCGTTTCTGAAAGAGCTGAATTGCCAAGTAACAAACGGGTCATTACTTCGTATGAAAACAATGATTGAGCGTGAATGCTTACATCGGCTGGAGACTAGATAAGAGTGCGCATGAATAACTGTCAATGGAATGAGTTGGTTAATTAATGCATCTGATGTTATTCAGAAAGCTCCTACGCTTTCAGGTTAAGAAACCGCATCGTGCTGTCGAACATGACCACTGAATAGGCGGGTTTTGTAGGGTGTGCATGCAAACCGCGCGCGCTCTGAGGGTGAAGAGTTTCGAGGATTTTAGGCGAGGTTTATCTGTAGCAGGACATAGATATGTACCGCACACGATATTGAAAGAAAGATAAATTATTCGAGTTTGCGTAAGGAGGATTATCACCGTGCAATGTTACTTCCATCCGTGGAAGTTAACACTTTGTCATTACAGATCAGTTGTGAGCGTTGTTCAGAAACTTGCTGAGAAATTGCTTTGTGCGCTCTTCTTTAGGATTGGCAAACAGCGCCTTGGCTTCGCCTTGCTCGACGATCACACCCTTGTCGAAAAACACCACGCGGTTGGCCACGTCACGGGCAAAACCCATTTCGTGAGTCACGATGACCATGGTGCGCTTCTCTTCGGCCAGGCTGCGGATGGTCGCCAGCACTTCACCCACCAGCTCCGGATCGAGCGCTGAGGTGGGTTCATCGAACAGGATCACTTCCGGTTCCATTGCCAGCGCACGGGCAATTGCCACACGCTGTTGCTGCCCACCTGAGAGGCGCCGCGGGTAAGCGTCTTCCTTGCCCGCCAGGCCAACCCTGGCCAACAGCTTTTTACCCAGGGCAACGGCGTCGGCGTGCGGGATCTTCTTCACGATGATCGGGCCTTCGATGACGTTTTCCAGGGCGGTACGGTGGGGGAACAGGTTGAAGCTCTGGAACACAAAGCCGACGTGCTGACGCAAGCGTCGCACCAGGCTCTGCTGCTGGTTCAACGGGCGGCTGCCATCGATCTCGATGTCACCGACTTTGATCCGGCCGCTGGTGGGTTCTTCCAGGAAGTTCAGGCAACGCAGGAACGTGGTTTTCCCCGAGCCACTCGGCCCGATGATTGCGACGACCTCGCCTTCCTTTACCTCCAGATCGATGCCGTTGAGCACGACTTGACCCTTGAACTGCTTTGTCAGTTTTTCCACGACAATCATGGGGTCAGGACTCCTGGTCGTGCCGATTGACCCGCTCTTCCAACTTGTTCTGCAGGTGCGAAAGCACCGTGGCCAGAATCCAGTAGATCAGTGCGGCGGCAAGATACATGGTGAAAATTTCGAAGGTACGCGCGGTAATCAGCTGCGCCTGACGGAACAGTTCCGGCACCTGAATGGTGGCGGCCAGCGCCGTGTCCTTGACCAGCGAAATGAAGCTGTTGCCCAACGGCGGTAATGCCGTGCGCATCGCTTGCGGGATGATGGCCCGGCGCAGAGTTTGCGCACGGGTCATACCGATACTGGCCGCGGCTTCCCACTGGCCACGCTCGATGGAGCTGATCGCGGCACGCAGGATTTCGCAGGCGTAGGCAGCCATGTTCAGCGAGAAGCCGATCAGGGCCGCCGGCAGTGGATCAAGTTCGATACCCAATTGCGGCAAGCCGTAATAGATCACGAACAGTTGCACCAGCAACGGCGTGCCGCGAAAGAACGACACGTAGATGCGGGCAATCCAGCTCACCAGTTTGAAGCGCGACAGACGCATCAACGCCAGGCCGAAACCCATCACCAGACCGAAGAACATCCCGCCCAGACTGAGGATTACCGTGTAGTACGCGCCCTTCAGCAGGAAGGGCGCGGAGTCCAGCGCAAGTTGGAAAGCTTCTTCCATTATTGAGTGACGTCAGCGCTGAAGTATTTTTCCGAAAGCTTTTTCAGCGTACCGTCGGCACGCAGCTTGTCGATGGCTTTGTTCACCGCAGCCAGCAACTCAGGCTCGCCTTTGCGCAGGGCAATACCGGCTTCCTGACGGGAGAACGCTTCGCCGGCAGCGGAGGTGTCCTTGGCTTTCTTGGCGTATTCGAGAGCGGCGAGGCGGTCGATCAGAATGGCGTCGGTGCGGCCGTTACGCAGGTCTGCGAACTTGCTCGGGTCATCTTCGTAGGTGCGCACGTCAGCGGTCGGCACGTTGGCTTTCACCCATTGCTCGTAGTTGGTGCCCAGGCCTACGCCGACTTTCTTGCCACCCAGGTCGGCAGCAGTCTTGATGTTCAGCTCCGCAGCCTTCTTGGTCAGAACCAACGCCTGAATCCCGGAAACGGTGTACGGCTCAGAGAAGTCGTACTTCTTCTTGCGCTCTTCGGAGATGGTCACCTGGTTGATCACCGCGTCCAGACGCTTGGATTCCAGCGCCGCGAGGATGCCGTCCCATTTGGTCGGTTGCAGTTTGACCTTCACCCCCAGCTCTTTGGCCAGGGCTTCGGAGAACTCGACTTCGAAGCCGGCCAGTTTGCCGTCGGCGTCGACGAAACTGAACGGTGGGTAAGTGCCTTCCAGACCGACGTTGATCACGCCCGCGTCCTTGATTTTTTGCAGTTGCTCACCGGCAACCGCTTGCCCCAGCAGGCCGGCGCTCAGCGCCAGGCCCAGCGAACCTACCAGCAGATTTCGACGTAGTGCGGAAAAATTCATGACAAGCCCCTGTGTTTTCTTATGAAGACGCTTTTAGGAATGTTGGCAAAATCGGGATTTGGACGACTGCAATATCCTGCCCTAAAGCAGCGTATGCGTCTCGCTGCAAATTCGCCTGCGGCGTGACTATATGACGGTGCTTTTAGATAGGAAAATAATAAATATTCTATTTGTTATTCTTTAATTGCATATACGGACAACTCAATCCCCTGTGGCGAGGGAGCTTGCTCCCGCTCGGCTGCGCAGCAGTCGCAAACCCAGTCACCGCGATTCATCTGAAACACCGCGGCGCCAGATTTTGGGGGCGCTCCGCGCCCCAGCGGGAGCAAGCTCCCTCGCCACAAAAGCCCTTCAGCCAATCAGTGAATCCTTGTAGGCAAACAACGCCGGCGCCCCGCCGGTATGCAGGAAGATGATCGGCCCTTCATCAAAACGCTGACGACCAATCCCGTCGAGCAAACCAGCCATGGCCTTGCCGGTGTACACCGGGTCCAGCAGCAAACCTTCCTGACTCGCCACCAGCTTCACCGCCGACAGCGTTCCGGCATTCGGCTCGCCATAGCGCGGAGCAAAATATTCGTCCCACAACTCGACCTTGAAGCTGTCCGGCAAGCTCACGTCCAACAGCACCGCGGTATGCTCGGCCAAGCCTTGGACTTTGGGCCGCTGATCTTCATCGCTGCGAGACACCGTCACGCCAATCACTGGCAAATCCGGCAATGCTTCGCTCAACGCGAGTGCCAGGCCACTGTGAGTTCCGGCGCTGCCCGAGGCCAATACCACCGCAGCGAAAGTCAGGCCGGTGTCCTTGATCTGCTCGGCCAGTTCCAGCCCGGCGCGCACATAACCCAAAGCGCCCAAGGCGTTCGAGCCACCAATCGGCACCAGATACGGCTTTTTGCCGTTGCTGCGCAGGCGTGCGGCCAAGGCTTCCAGTTGCTCGTCAGCGTTGTCGAGGTTTTCCACCAACTCAACCTTGGTA
This genomic window contains:
- the tcyN gene encoding L-cystine ABC transporter ATP-binding protein TcyN, coding for MIVVEKLTKQFKGQVVLNGIDLEVKEGEVVAIIGPSGSGKTTFLRCLNFLEEPTSGRIKVGDIEIDGSRPLNQQQSLVRRLRQHVGFVFQSFNLFPHRTALENVIEGPIIVKKIPHADAVALGKKLLARVGLAGKEDAYPRRLSGGQQQRVAIARALAMEPEVILFDEPTSALDPELVGEVLATIRSLAEEKRTMVIVTHEMGFARDVANRVVFFDKGVIVEQGEAKALFANPKEERTKQFLSKFLNNAHN
- a CDS encoding D-cysteine desulfhydrase, which gives rise to MIKQQLARFARLDLLGHPTPLEKLERLSAWLGRDVYVKRDDLTPLAMGGNKLRKLEYLAADALAQGADTLITAGALQSNHVRQTAALAAKLGLGCVALLENPLGTDDANYVGNGNRLLLDLFDTKVELVENLDNADEQLEALAARLRSNGKKPYLVPIGGSNALGALGYVRAGLELAEQIKDTGLTFAAVVLASGSAGTHSGLALALSEALPDLPVIGVTVSRSDEDQRPKVQGLAEHTAVLLDVSLPDSFKVELWDEYFAPRYGEPNAGTLSAVKLVASQEGLLLDPVYTGKAMAGLLDGIGRQRFDEGPIIFLHTGGAPALFAYKDSLIG
- the tcyL gene encoding cystine ABC transporter permease — encoded protein: MEEAFQLALDSAPFLLKGAYYTVILSLGGMFFGLVMGFGLALMRLSRFKLVSWIARIYVSFFRGTPLLVQLFVIYYGLPQLGIELDPLPAALIGFSLNMAAYACEILRAAISSIERGQWEAAASIGMTRAQTLRRAIIPQAMRTALPPLGNSFISLVKDTALAATIQVPELFRQAQLITARTFEIFTMYLAAALIYWILATVLSHLQNKLEERVNRHDQES
- the tcyJ gene encoding cystine ABC transporter substrate-binding protein; translated protein: MNFSALRRNLLVGSLGLALSAGLLGQAVAGEQLQKIKDAGVINVGLEGTYPPFSFVDADGKLAGFEVEFSEALAKELGVKVKLQPTKWDGILAALESKRLDAVINQVTISEERKKKYDFSEPYTVSGIQALVLTKKAAELNIKTAADLGGKKVGVGLGTNYEQWVKANVPTADVRTYEDDPSKFADLRNGRTDAILIDRLAALEYAKKAKDTSAAGEAFSRQEAGIALRKGEPELLAAVNKAIDKLRADGTLKKLSEKYFSADVTQ